The region TTGTCATTTTTTTCAGCTCCCTCTATGCTTTCAACATCCCCCTGGGGGGGATGTAAATTCAAGCCAAGAGATTTCCTGATGCTCAATATTCTTTCTAATCGTACCTACCGCCACCTGTTTATGGCACAGGTTATCGCCCTTATCGGCACCGGTCTGGCGACCGTTGCCCTGGGGCTGTTAGCCTACGATCTTGCCGGAGACAGGGCCGGGGCGGTTCTGGGTACCGCACTGGCTATCAAGATGAGCGCCTACATTCTGGTTGCGCCTGTGGCAGCGGCCTTTGCCGACAAATTCCCGCGTCGAACCATGCTGGTGACGCTGGATCTGGTTCGCGCCCTCGTGGCTGTCGCGTTGCCTTTTGTCACCCAGATTTGGGAAATCTATATCCTGATCTTCATTCTTCAGTCTGCCTCGGCGGCGTTTACGCCAACCTTCCAGGCGACAATCCCGGATATTCTTCCTGACGAACGCGAATATACCCGGGCGCTGTCTCTGTCACGTCTGGCCTACGATCTGGAAAGTGTAATCAGCCCCATGCTGGCGGCGGCGCTGCTGACGGTCATGAACTTCCACAACCTGTTTGCCGGTACGGCGGTCGGGTTCCTCGCCTCAGCGACTCTGGTTGTTTCCGTGACGTTGCCAAAGATGAAAGCGTTAACGGTCAACCGCAGCATCTATGACAAAACCACACGGGGCATGCGCATCTTCCTGAAAACCCCAAGACTGCGCGGCCTGCTGGCACTCAACATGGCCGTGGCCGCAGCAAGTGCGATGGTTATCGTCAACACCGTGGTTCTGGTTCAGGCGGACTTTGGTCTCTCGCAGCGCTCCACCGCCATTGCGCTGACCTTCTTCGGTGTCGGATCCATGATATCGGCTCTGATTCTCCCCAGACTTCTCGACAAAATGAGTGACCGCATGCCGATGCTTGTGGGCACCGTACTCTTAGTCGTTGGCCTGGGGCTGGGCATTTTCCTCAAGGATTACATCACGCTGGTTGTGCTCTGGACGCTGCTGGGCGTGGGCTATTCGCTTTCTCAGACGCCGAGTGGTCGCCTGCTGCGCCGTTCTTCTACGGCTGAAGACAGACCGGCACTGTTCGCCGCCCAGTTTGCACTGTCGCATTCATGCTGGCTGGTGACTTATCCGCTGGCCGGGTGGGTCGGTGCAACATGGGGGACACAGGCTTCGTTCATCGCCCTGACCATTGTGGCCGCACTGTCACTGATTACTGCCGTTCTTATCTGGCGGCCTGAGCATGAAGTTTACGCCCAGGTTCACAGCCACACCGATCCAGAAACAAACAACGAATCGACCCATGAGCATGATTTCGTCATTGATGATGAACACCCTTCATGGCCGAAGAAAGAGAAGTAATTTCCGTAAAACAGACAAACGGGCAGGAGAGGATAAGCCGATAAAACGTGTGACCATGGCGTTGATACACATTATCTTATCCCCTCCACCTGGAGAGGATAAATCATGACCGTTCACGCATCACACCCTGACATTATTAAAAGACTTAAGCGTGCCGCAGGGCACCTGAAAAGTACCATCCAGATGCTCGAAGATGAAAAAGCGTGTCTGGATATCGCCCAGCAGCTGCACGCTGTGGAAAAGGCGATAACGAATGCGAAGCGTACCTTAATTCATGACCATCTGGATCACTGCCTGGAGGACGCCCTTCATGCCGACTACACTGAGTCTGATAACACGCTTAGCGAATTTAAAGAGATAACCAAGTATCTTTAAGGCAAGCGAAATATGACTGATTTTTCTGCTCTTTTACAGCAAGGCGTGGCGAATGCCTGGCTGTTCATCCCCAGCGCGATCCTGCTGGGTGCGCTTCACGGCCTGGAGCCCGGGCACTCCAAAACAATGATGGCCGCCTTTATTGTGGCTATCCGGGGAACGGTCAAACAAGCCGTATTATTAGGGCTTGCCGCGACCATTTCGCACACGTCAGTTGTCTGGCTGATTGCCATGGGCGGAATGTATGTCAGTCAGAAATTCACCGCCGAATCGGCTGAACCCTGGTTCCAGCTGATTTCAGCGATCATCATTCTTGCCACGGCGGCATGGATGTTCTGGCGCACCTGGCGCGGCGAAAAACTGTGGAAGATGGAGCAGGAAGAGGAACACGGCCACGGTCATCACGATCACGACGAAACCCGCATCATCGATACCGGTCATGGCAGCATTGAACTCTCAATTTTCGAGGAAGGCCAGCCGCCTCACTGGCGTTTACGCACGCTCAGCGGCAAGAAATGGGAAGCCCGCGATATCTCGCTGGTCACTAACCGGGGCACAGGAACATTTTCACAGGCCTTTGATTTCATCGAAAAAGACGGGTTTATGGAATCGGCCCTGGCGATCCCGGAGCCGCACAGTTTTGATGTTCGTCTCTCTTTGGGTCATCGCGGCCATGTACACGATTATGATGTGGAATTCCGCGAGCATGAACACGGTCACGATCATGACCACG is a window of Enterobacter cloacae complex sp. ECNIH7 DNA encoding:
- the nirB gene encoding nickel-sensing transcriptional repressor NirB; this translates as MTVHASHPDIIKRLKRAAGHLKSTIQMLEDEKACLDIAQQLHAVEKAITNAKRTLIHDHLDHCLEDALHADYTESDNTLSEFKEITKYL
- the nirA gene encoding MFS transporter, encoding MLNILSNRTYRHLFMAQVIALIGTGLATVALGLLAYDLAGDRAGAVLGTALAIKMSAYILVAPVAAAFADKFPRRTMLVTLDLVRALVAVALPFVTQIWEIYILIFILQSASAAFTPTFQATIPDILPDEREYTRALSLSRLAYDLESVISPMLAAALLTVMNFHNLFAGTAVGFLASATLVVSVTLPKMKALTVNRSIYDKTTRGMRIFLKTPRLRGLLALNMAVAAASAMVIVNTVVLVQADFGLSQRSTAIALTFFGVGSMISALILPRLLDKMSDRMPMLVGTVLLVVGLGLGIFLKDYITLVVLWTLLGVGYSLSQTPSGRLLRRSSTAEDRPALFAAQFALSHSCWLVTYPLAGWVGATWGTQASFIALTIVAALSLITAVLIWRPEHEVYAQVHSHTDPETNNESTHEHDFVIDDEHPSWPKKEK
- a CDS encoding nickel/cobalt efflux protein RcnA translates to MTDFSALLQQGVANAWLFIPSAILLGALHGLEPGHSKTMMAAFIVAIRGTVKQAVLLGLAATISHTSVVWLIAMGGMYVSQKFTAESAEPWFQLISAIIILATAAWMFWRTWRGEKLWKMEQEEEHGHGHHDHDETRIIDTGHGSIELSIFEEGQPPHWRLRTLSGKKWEARDISLVTNRGTGTFSQAFDFIEKDGFMESALAIPEPHSFDVRLSLGHRGHVHDYDVEFREHEHGHDHDHDHSALEGLDVNSPEYQDAHEKAHANDIKKRFANRSVTTGQIILFGLTGGLIPCPAAITVLLLCIQVKEFTLGAALVLCFSIGLAITLVSVGAAAAFSVRQATKRWSGLDTLARRAPYFSSVLIALVGIYMGYHGWIGVTR